Below is a window of Plasmodium chabaudi chabaudi strain AS genome assembly, chromosome: 10 DNA.
cacatatgtatattactAAATCTGTGATTTTCTTTAAGGATGagacatttttatttttatttgggtttaatttttctatttcagctgttttttttttcagcaaatttattttacccTGTCGTTTTCCATTATCCATTTCGTTTTCGCCATCCGTTTCGCCGTCCTCTTccttttcttcttctttaTCCCTTTCTCTCTCTTCTCGTTCCTCCTCCTTTTCTTCCTCTTCTTCTTCCTTCTCTATATCTTTCTCTTCATCCTCTATTATATCCTTCTCCCCCTCCTCGTCTTCCTCTTCTTGTTCCCTCTCCCATTCTTTCTCTCTTTCTCGTTCTTCATCTTCGTCGTCCTGATAACCATTACTTCCCTTAAGAGGGGTGGAaagtaaatttttttttcgactTTTCTTAGGCATCATTTCTGCGGTTTCATCGTCGTCCTCTTccttttcttcttttttatccCTTTCTCTCTGTTCCCGTTCCTCCTCCTTTTCTTCCTCTTCCTCTTCCTTCTCTATATCTTTCTCTTCATCCTCTATTATATCCTTTTCTCCCTCCTCGTCTTCCTCTTCCTGTTCCCTCTCCCATTCTTTCTCTCTTTCCCTTTCTTCATCCTCTTCGTCCTGATACTCATCATTTCCCTCATGAGCGAAGGAaagtaaatttttttttagactTTTTTTGGGTTTTGTTTCCGAGCTAtcgtcttttttttgttttgttttattttcttcataatTAATAGAAGGAATTAAATGGTGAAATGGATTTTCAAtaacttttatatattcaatatATGGAACATCTTCTATAggttcatcatttttattagttttaatatcattaaatttcattaaattatataaactaTGCTTAGCTACTTTTCCAAATAAAgtacttttattatttaaggATTCAGCTTTATCAAgggtaataaaaaattggcTACCATTCGAAGGATTgtctatatttaaattggcAAAAGCTACACATcccatatataaaaactttAATCGACTATTACATTCATTTGGGAAAGGCTCCTTAAAGGCATATTCATTATCTGCAAATAAGatgtgtataaaaaaaaatatttatatgtggTTTACCAAACTTGTAATATTCAAAGCGTAATAAAGAATATGCACatgtgatatatttttattctgtttattattatttcattatttaggatataaatatgaacacatatttttttcatgcaGGCATAAGGTTGTATTACGTAATCCAGTATTGGTGTGGTCCCCCGTTTGAATCAAAAATTTTGGGATAACTCGAAaaaacttatttttattatagtaATTATTTAAGCATAGctgaataaaatttttacatgCTACTGGGCATTCGTTACTAAAAAGATGAATTTCCAATTCGCCAAGGctggtatatataattacttTTCCAGATGTTTTAGGCTCAACACTGTAAACTTCCGacatttctttttgttattttttatactttgatttttatacaGTAAAAAGGGTTATAGCTAGATAGATATGTGGATAGAATAGGACTATACTTTATTAGAagaatgttttattttcctactttttaattttctaaAACGAACTAATAGTTCATCAGTTGCTTGCGCAATGTTCCCGAGTTTGTAGCcgcttttttttctttttaaagGTGGAAACAAAATTTGAGTTAGCTTATTTATGCTACTGGAAATGGAGCGAGTTTGAGAAAAGTGGGAATGGCCGTCACACAATATCGTAGTAACGATGGTGAAAATAGGCAGATTACaaatttggaaaaaaaaaaaaaataataaaagttaattataaattaagacattaaaattttgaaaatatattgcaaaattataattatcacaattaacaaaattttttgttaaacttaacaatttttaaagcgtatgaaaaaacaattcaaaaaaaaaaaatatattttttttataattaaaaataaggaaaattatgtaaaaatattattattacggataacaattatgaaaaaaaaaatatatgtagatggttattattataaaatatacaatttattatatttatttattgtaaattatatttataatttttttataactttagaaaaataaacataaatgataaaaggTGTCATATGATAAACgtgataatatatgatccgattttttatttcgtaTTATCCAAGCATTTCTTAGATTTATTTTACGAGATtgttgtaaaatatattgtctTAATTCTATATGCTCAACTAAATTTATAGGTAAATTATTACACGGAGTTTTAACAAATATGTTTGCTCCTTTATGGATTAGggatttaaatatttttatattcccAGTTACTGCAGCAGCATGTATTGGAAATAATTGTAAACgtatatcaaaataatttacattCGCTCctctttttaaaatgaagTTTACTAACTTATAATTCTCTGAAGTGATAGCAcaacataatattttactcattgttttttttttaataattgatttatatttaaaataataatacgtttctaaattttttgtgtacacattatattttttcatattatatataattttattcattatttcttttaaactTTGTTCGATTTGTTTAtacattaatattttcacaaTTCCTTTATGTCCTTCAAAAGATGCATAATGTATAGGTTCTAACATATTTCCATCTAAGTGTGTAATATTAGCTGAATTATctattaacaattttacGATTTCATAATTCCCCATAGTTGATGCAGCATGTAATACTGAatctctttttttatttaaatataataatcctccattttgtaataaatatttacatacaTCTAAATGATTCGATATAGATGCACACCACAATGCTGTTTCATTATTGTATGACAATGCATTTATGTCTGCATTATTCTCTACTAAAAATTTTACTGTGTTTATATCTCCTTTAGatgcacatatatgtaatgttgtatattttcttatttttgttttactGTTTATATCTATTCCAGATGctaacaaatattttattatttctatattacCATCATTACTAGCCAAATGTATGGGTTCTAAATCAAATGGAGCAATTGAAGAATCACTTTCTATATTATCCATATATTCACCCATATATGCATCTAAATCACTATAAGTAAAATCGTCACCATAACTATTGCTACTAATTATTCTTCggttttcataattttcacATATGCTTATAACACtcctatttttatcatacgATTTAGAATTTATTTCGGGTAAACTACCAGCACTCTTTATCttgcatttatttatttcctttttgttTATCGAAATAAAACATTCCCCAATTTTATCACTACTATTATCACAACATAGATTTATACGaactgtttttttttctcttttattccatttttcatttttcaaaattccttttttctttttttcatcgGCATATATATGAGGCACACATGGGTCTGTTGTAGACGTACCTTTGGAGGGATACCCCTTTACCATGTTGTCATTATATAACATTTGGCTAGCTGATTGGTTCATATTTGTCAACCCAGTTAAGCTTGCAAAACGAACTaagttatatttatttttagttCCATAACTTTTAGTGCACTTAGTTTGGCTCAtcaaatatacaaaatggCAAGG
It encodes the following:
- a CDS encoding ankyrin-repeat protein, putative — encoded protein: MLISKSGMKPMEEQNTIENKNNIKNKKQIPRKRMKYLTYANNKSICNFYSSPCHFVYLMSQTKCTKSYGTKNKYNLVRFASLTGLTNMNQSASQMLYNDNMVKGYPSKGTSTTDPCVPHIYADEKKKKGILKNEKWNKREKKTVRINLCCDNSSDKIGECFISINKKEINKCKIKSAGSLPEINSKSYDKNRSVISICENYENRRIISSNSYGDDFTYSDLDAYMGEYMDNIESDSSIAPFDLEPIHLASNDGNIEIIKYLLASGIDINSKTKIRKYTTLHICASKGDINTVKFLVENNADINALSYNNETALWCASISNHLDVCKYLLQNGGLLYLNKKRDSVLHAASTMGNYEIVKLLIDNSANITHLDGNMLEPIHYASFEGHKGIVKILMYKQIEQSLKEIMNKIIYNMKKYNVYTKNLETYYYFKYKSIIKKKTMSKILCCAITSENYKLVNFILKRGANVNYFDIRLQLFPIHAAAVTGNIKIFKSLIHKGANIFVKTPCNNLPINLVEHIELRQYILQQSRKINLRNAWIIRNKKSDHILSRLSYDTFYHLCLFF
- a CDS encoding peptidyl-prolyl cis-trans isomerase, putative; protein product: MSEVYSVEPKTSGKVIIYTSLGELEIHLFSNECPVACKNFIQLCLNNYYNKNKFFRVIPKFLIQTGDHTNTGLHNEYAFKEPFPNECNSRLKFLYMGCVAFANLNIDNPSNGSQFFITLDKAESLNNKSTLFGKVAKHSLYNLMKFNDIKTNKNDEPIEDVPYIEYIKVIENPFHHLIPSINYEENKTKQKKDDSSETKPKKSLKKNLLSFAHEGNDEYQDEEDEEREREKEWEREQEEEDEEGEKDIIEDEEKDIEKEEEEEEKEEEREQRERDKKEEKEEDDDETAEMMPKKSRKKNLLSTPLKGSNGYQDDEDEEREREKEWEREQEEEDEEGEKDIIEDEEKDIEKEEEEEEKEEEREERERDKEEEKEEDGETDGENEMDNGKRQGKINLLKKKTAEIEKLNPNKNKNVSSLKKITDLDEEYIKKIKKHKKMSKKERENESVKKLKEFDSRLKDLFSKDDSKHGGSKPDWINTTGLKFRIDSSNAYDHEDLKKNVVDSMDNERKETYNPNFNMKKYKKKGEK